The Lysobacterales bacterium sequence CGCTTGGCGACACCGCGCAGATGCCGGAAGACGACGAAGCGCGCGATGCCATGCTGGCAGCGTTGATCGACCGCCATGGCACCGGACGGGTGATGTTCCGCAATCGCCGCGCCGTCGTCGGCGGTTTCCCCAAGCGTCTGCCGGAACTGGTCACGCTGCCCGACGAACAGGCCAGCGACGACCTGCGCGGGCACTTGCTCGCGGAGTTCCTGAGCGATGTCGATGGGCACGCCCATGCCTTGCCGCTGAACTATGCGAAGGACCCGCGCCTCGCCTGGCTGGTGGCGTTGCTCGACGAATTTCCGGCCGACAAATTCCTGTTGATCTGCCGCAGCCAGGCCAAGGTGCTGGCGCTGGAAGAGGCGCTGCGCGCTGCCAGTGGCGTCGCCGTCGCGCGATTCCATGAAGGCATGAGCATCGTCCAGCGCGACCGCAATGCCGCGTTCTTCCAGAGCGCAGAGGGAGCGCGTCTGCTGCTCTGCGCCGAGATCGGTTCCGAGGGGCGCAACTTCCAGTTCGCACATCATCTGGTGTTCTGGGACCTGCCGCCGGACCCGGACCAGCTTGAACAGCGCATTGGTCGCCTCGATCGCATCGGCCAGAAGCGCGATGTCAACCTGCACTTCGCCAAGTTCCGCCACACCGCGCAGGAAGCACTGGTGCGCTGGTTCGACGAAGGGCTGGATGCCTTCCGCAGCAGCCCGCAGGACGGCCGTGAATTGCTGCGCCGCTTCGGTGCCGAACTGGTGCACGTCGCGCGCGAGTATGCAGCGGCACATTCGGCCGCGGAGGAAGCGCTCGAATCGCTGATCCGGCGCACGCAGACCGCGCACCGTGAACTCGCGGCCGCGATCCAGAACGGCCGCGACCGCCTGCTCGAACTCGCAACCCAGCGCGCCGCGCCCGACGCGCTGCTGCAGCACGCCCTGCACGATGACGACCACAACCCCGGGCGCGACGAGTTCGTGCTCAAGCTGTTCGAGCAGTTCGGCATCAGCAGCGAAGAGTTGAGCGGCACCATCCACCTGCTCGATCCCGAATACCTGAGCACCGAAGGCTTTCCGGGGTTCGAGCACGGGCCGCGTCAGGCCACCTTCGATCGAACCACCGCGCTGACGCGCGAGGACGTGCTCTTCCTGCGGGTCGATCATCCGATGGTGCAAGGCGCGCTCGATCTTCTTCTCGGCGCCGAAACCGGCAATGCCGCGTTCCTGGTCGATCCCGCGCTGCCGCCGCGCTCGGCTTTGCTCGAAGCCGTGTTCCTGCTCGAATGCGTGGCACCGGCGAAGCTGCACGTCGATCGCTTCCTGCCGCCACTGCCGTTGCGCGCCGTGGTCGACTCGCGCCTGAGCGAACGCCCGGACTACCAGCCGTCCGACGAAGCGCGACGCCGCGCCAGCGAGCTGACCATCGACCTCGGCAAGTTGCGCAAGGTGCTGAACCAGTTGCTGCCGCCAATGCTGAAGACCGCGCAGGCCAAGGTCGAACGCCTGGCCCGGCGCGAGGTCGAAGGCGCCATGCTCGCCGCCGACCAGCGCCTGGAGGCAGAGATCGAACGCCTGGTCGCGCTGGCCGCGGTCAATCCCGGCGTGCGCGCCGAGGAGATCGCCGCCGCCACCGACGAGAAGCAGCAGCTGCACGAGTTGCTGCCCGAATCGCGCGTGCGCCTCGACGCCGTGCGCCTCATCGTCAGCCCGGATTTCCTCACGCTGGCAAACCGCGGCTGAGCAGCGGCGCAGCCGTTACCGCACCGGAACCGCCCGTTGGGCGATGATTTGTTCGGCCACGTCGAGCACGGTGTTCGCCGGTAGCAACGCGTCGATCACCGGCACCGTTGGCAGCGGCCGTTCGAAGCGTTCGAGCACGGCGTCGACCAGTGCCGGGGTGCGGTCGTCGGCCGGGTGGTAGCGGCCCGACTTGCGGTCGGCGCCGATGCGCGCCTTGGCCACGTCGGCCGGCAGATCGAGCCAGATCGGGACCATGACCAGGTCGTACTTTGCGGCGATGCGCGCCACGCGTTCCAGGTCGCCGCGGCTGGAGAAGGTCATGCCGTCGATCACCGTCGACTCGCCGATCGCGCCGTTCACTTCGACCGCAAGCAACACGGCGTGAAACGCGGCGCGCTTCTCCGGTAGCGAATAGGTGCACTGCGGGAACAGCGCGCGTGCGATCAGGTCGCGGTTGGCCAGGCGCAGGTCGAGACGTTCGGCCAAAGCATTGGCGAGCGTCGACTTGCCGGCGCCGGGCAGTCCGATCAGGGCGACCACGACCGGTCGCGACCAGTGCGGGTGGCGCGCGTGCGGCGCGTTCGGCAGACGGTTCGGGCTCATGGCGCGAGCATAGCGGCGCGGCGCGGGCTGGTCAGCGGCGTGCGTCCCCGGCACACTCGCGCACCGCGAGGAAGCCCATGATTCGCCGACTGCTGCAACGCTATTTCGTCCCCGGTCTGCTCACCCTGATTCCGATCTGGCTGACCTGGATCGTGTTCAAGTTTGTGTTCCAGGCACTGTCGATGGTGTCCTCGCCGTGGATCAAGGCGGTGTTCGACCCGCTGGCGCGCGCGCATCCGGCGCTGTTCGGCTGGCTGGCATCGTCGACCACGCAGTTCCTGCTTGGCGTCGTGTTGACGATCTCGCTGATCATGTTCACCGGCTGGCTGAGTCGGCGCGTGATCGGCAAGCGTCTGCTGCTGCTGTTCGAGCAGACGCTGGAGCGGGTACCGCTGGCGAAGACCATCTACGGCGGTACCAAGCAGCTGCTGGAAGCGTTGCAGACCAAGCCCGACGGCACCCAGCGCGTGGTGCTGATCGACTTTCCGTCCCCGGAGATGAAGACCATCGGCCTGGTCACGCGCGTGCTGCGCGATGCGCGCACCGGCCAGGAAATGGCCGCCGTGTATGTGCCGACGACGCCGAATCCGACCTCGGGATATCTGGAAATCGTACCGGTCTCGAAACTGACGCCGACCGATTGGAGCGTCGACCAGGCGATGGCCTTCATCATCTCCGGCGGCGCCAAGTCGCCGGAAACGCTGCGCTTCTATCGCGAAGACGAGGAGCCGATCCGTTGAACCCTGCCGTGAGACCTGCAATGCCGCCGATGCGTCTGATCCCGATCCTGCTCCTGCTCGCCGCCGCCGGTGCGCAGGGCAAACGCCTGCAGACGCCCGCCGAGGCCGCCGACTTGCTGCGCACGCCCGATGCGGCGACGACCTACGCCTTCATCGACCGGCTCGACGTCGCCAGTGAGCGCATCAACGTGCGCGAGTTCGGCACCACGCCGCAGGGGCGCAAGCTGATCGTGGTCGTCGCGGGCGAGGCGAGGCCGGATCGCGAGGTCGTGTTCGTGCAGGCCGGTATCCACGCCGGCGAGATCGAGGGCAAGGACGCCGGGCTGATGCTGCTGGCGGAGATTGCCGATGACACGCGCCGCTCGCGCCGCTGGCTGGCGCACGCGACCCTGGTGTTCGTGCCGATCCTGAATCTCGATGGCCACGAACGGTCGTCGAAGTTCAACCGCATCAACCAGAACGGGCCGGTCGAGATGGGCTGGCGCGGCACCGGCCAGCGCCTGAACCTCAATCGCGATTACCTCAAGGCCGATGCGCCGGAGATGCGTGCGCTGCTGGCGCTGATCAACGAAGTGAACCCGGACATCCTGATCGACAGCCACACCACCAATGGCGCCGACTACCAGTACGACCTGACCTGGTCGATGGACGACACCGTGGTCCAGCATCCGCGGCTGCGCGCGTGGCAGGAGCAGGCGCTGGCCGGTCGCGTGCAGGCTCGGCTGGAAAAGCGCGGGCACCTGGTCGCGCCCTACATCGAGTTGAACGATCCCGTCGATCCGCTCAAGGGGTTCACC is a genomic window containing:
- a CDS encoding AAA family ATPase, translated to MSPNRLPNAPHARHPHWSRPVVVALIGLPGAGKSTLANALAERLDLRLANRDLIARALFPQCTYSLPEKRAAFHAVLLAVEVNGAIGESTVIDGMTFSSRGDLERVARIAAKYDLVMVPIWLDLPADVAKARIGADRKSGRYHPADDRTPALVDAVLERFERPLPTVPVIDALLPANTVLDVAEQIIAQRAVPVR
- a CDS encoding DUF502 domain-containing protein; the encoded protein is MIRRLLQRYFVPGLLTLIPIWLTWIVFKFVFQALSMVSSPWIKAVFDPLARAHPALFGWLASSTTQFLLGVVLTISLIMFTGWLSRRVIGKRLLLLFEQTLERVPLAKTIYGGTKQLLEALQTKPDGTQRVVLIDFPSPEMKTIGLVTRVLRDARTGQEMAAVYVPTTPNPTSGYLEIVPVSKLTPTDWSVDQAMAFIISGGAKSPETLRFYREDEEPIR
- the rapA gene encoding RNA polymerase-associated protein RapA — translated: MSNFAPGQRWISNAEPELGLGTVLRVEGRMVQLVYARTGTVRQYAAQSAPLTRAQFRIGDLITLAGRPHRVDAVDARDGLLHYAVHGTSVCETGLDDLQNVSKAEDRLGQGRIDRNDQFEFRHQALIHRAQARRSAAFGLQSARVDLIPHQLRVAQIVADRRPPRVLLADEVGLGKTIEAGLIIARQIASGRAGRVLVLVPETLVYQWFVELLRRFNLAFSIYDAERVEAIELNADGRNPFEDDELVITDSSFIVANPERAKQLVTAGWDLLVIDEAHHLAWSPEEESSEYVLAEALAKRTPGVVLLTATPEQLGRSGHFARLRLLDPARYHDLAAFQQQTAEYAKLSVLAAALIEGEPLSNDDQHTLTATLGDTAQMPEDDEARDAMLAALIDRHGTGRVMFRNRRAVVGGFPKRLPELVTLPDEQASDDLRGHLLAEFLSDVDGHAHALPLNYAKDPRLAWLVALLDEFPADKFLLICRSQAKVLALEEALRAASGVAVARFHEGMSIVQRDRNAAFFQSAEGARLLLCAEIGSEGRNFQFAHHLVFWDLPPDPDQLEQRIGRLDRIGQKRDVNLHFAKFRHTAQEALVRWFDEGLDAFRSSPQDGRELLRRFGAELVHVAREYAAAHSAAEEALESLIRRTQTAHRELAAAIQNGRDRLLELATQRAAPDALLQHALHDDDHNPGRDEFVLKLFEQFGISSEELSGTIHLLDPEYLSTEGFPGFEHGPRQATFDRTTALTREDVLFLRVDHPMVQGALDLLLGAETGNAAFLVDPALPPRSALLEAVFLLECVAPAKLHVDRFLPPLPLRAVVDSRLSERPDYQPSDEARRRASELTIDLGKLRKVLNQLLPPMLKTAQAKVERLARREVEGAMLAADQRLEAEIERLVALAAVNPGVRAEEIAAATDEKQQLHELLPESRVRLDAVRLIVSPDFLTLANRG